The Triticum dicoccoides isolate Atlit2015 ecotype Zavitan chromosome 6A, WEW_v2.0, whole genome shotgun sequence genome has a window encoding:
- the LOC119317778 gene encoding actin-histidine N-methyltransferase-like has product MAAAAAGATPATARKALASTTSALLSSSFALRRRSLSCSAASGATAPRIAQQPPDLLRWVQREGGFVHPALRVADHPEYGLGVSATAADGVIPPGAVLIDLPGRIPLRLRRPADAADAVLMQLADRVPEELWSMRLGLRLLQERTKSDSFWWPYIANLPETFTVPIFFPGEDIKNLQYAPLLHQINKRCRFLLEFEKEVKQKLGTVPSGDHPFCGQDLHSSSLGWAMSAASSRAFRLHGEIPMLLPLVDMCNHSFSPNARIVQEGDVESPDMSVKVVAETQIDQNAAVTLNYGCYPNDFYLLDYGFVVTSNPYDQVELSYDGNLLDAASMAAGVSNPNFSTPAKWQQEILSQLNLHGEGAILKVSLGGPDIVDGRLLAALRVLLAADPETVGKHDLKTLMSLGTKAPLGPTVEASALRTVLALCAIALQHFHTKIMDDQAVLKGEPPLTTQLAVQFRLQKKLMLVDIMQNLSRRIKTLAPEKSTA; this is encoded by the exons ATGGCTGCCGCCGCGGCGGGCGCGACGCCAGCGACGGCGCGGAAGGccctcgcctccacgacctccgccCTCCTCTCCTCTTCATTCGCGCTCCGCCGCCGCAGCTTGTCCTGCTCCGCCGCATCAGGAGCGACCGCCCCGCGCATCGCGCAGCAGCCGCCGGACCTGCTCCGGTGGGTGCAGCGCGAGGGAGGTTTCGTGCACCCGGCTCTCCGAGTGGCCGATCATCCCGAGTACGGCCTTGGGGTGTCCGCCACGGCGGCCGACGGCGTCATCCCCCCCGGAGCCGTCCTCATTGATCTCCCTGGGCGCATCCCGCTACGACTCCGCCGCCCAGCCGATGCTGCGGACGCAGTACTGATGCAGCTCGCCGACCGAGTCCCCG AGGAACTGTGGTCAATGAGACTCGGCTTGAGGTTGCTTCAAGAAAGGACAAAATCCGATTCATTTTGGTGGCCATATATCGCGAACCTGCCAGAGACTTTTACCGTACCAATCTTCTTTCCAGGGGAAGACATAAAGAACTTGCAAtatgctcctctcctccaccag ATAAATAAAAGATGCCGCTTCCTTCTCGAGTTTGAGAAAGAGGTAAAACAGAAGCTTGGTACTGTGCCCTCAGGAGATCATCCTTTTTGTGGACAAGATTTGCACTCGTCTTCCCTTGGATGGGCTATGTCAGCAGCGTCTTCACGAGCATTCCGTCTGCATGGTGAAATCCCAATGTTGTTGCCCCTTGTTGATATGTGCAACCACAGTTTTAGCCCGAATGCTAGGATTGTCCAGGAAGGAGATGTCGAGAGCCCTGATATGTCAGTTAAG GTTGTTGCTGAGACGCAGATTGATCAAAACGCTGCTGTTACACTGAACTATGGTTGCTACCCCAATGATTTTTATCTTCTTGATTATGGATTTGTAGTAACATCGAATCCATACGATCAAGTGGAACTGAGCTATGATGGTAATCTTCTCGATGCTGCTAGCATGGCAGCAGGGGTTTCTAATCCCAACTTTTCAACACCAGCCAAGTGGCAACAGGAAATCTTGTCACAGCTAAATCTACACGGAGAGGGTGCTATTCTAAAG GTCAGCTTAGGAGGTCCGGACATAGTAGACGGGCGCTTATTAGCTGCGCTGCGAGTTCTTCTTGCAGCTGACCCGGAGACCGTGGGTAAGCACGATCTGAAAACTTTGATGTCGCTTGGCACGAAAGCTCCTCTGGGCCCTACCGTCGAAGCCTCGGCGCTCCGAACTGTTCTCGCACTTTGCGCCATTGCCCTCCAACACTTCCACACCAAGATAATGGATGACCAGGCCGTCCTGAAGGGAGAACCCCCTCTTACTACTCAACTGGCCGTCCAGTTTAGATTGCAGAAGAAGCTGATGCTCGTCGACATAATGCAGAATCTTAGTCGGAGAATCAAGACGCTGGCTCCGGAGAAATCTACTGCCTAG